From a single Streptomyces misionensis genomic region:
- a CDS encoding ASCH domain-containing protein gives MAEHTLNIRKPYFDLIADGMKTIEVRIGYPKIRKISAGDTLRISCGDDTLTRRVTQVSEYESFQAMLVAEGPAAIGGPDMPRDQLVAAFRDIYPPEKETFGVFTLHLAQTGD, from the coding sequence GTGGCCGAGCACACGCTGAACATCCGCAAGCCCTACTTCGACCTGATCGCCGACGGCATGAAGACCATCGAGGTCCGCATCGGCTACCCCAAGATCCGCAAGATCAGTGCGGGAGACACCCTGCGGATCAGCTGCGGCGACGACACCCTCACCCGACGCGTCACCCAGGTCAGCGAGTACGAGTCCTTCCAGGCCATGCTCGTCGCCGAGGGCCCGGCCGCGATAGGCGGCCCGGACATGCCCCGCGACCAGCTCGTCGCCGCGTTCCGTGACATCTACCCGCCCGAGAAGGAAACCTTCGGCGTCTTCACCCTCCACCTCGCCCAGACCGGCGATTGA
- a CDS encoding TetR/AcrR family transcriptional regulator, with the protein MTVTKRGRPRGFDREAALAQATRLFWEHGYEGTSIADLTRVMGVSPPSLYAAFGDKRALFAEVVDRYGDTFGAFMSRALDEEGDARAGFDRMLREAAVSYTDPLHPAGCLVITAATNYSAQTADVQRDLRERRAANVRRFEERLTEAEQAGALPEGVEPRALAVYFAAVIQGMSQQARDGASAAELERVAELAMAAWPVRRGA; encoded by the coding sequence ATGACAGTGACGAAGCGGGGACGACCGCGGGGTTTCGACCGCGAGGCGGCGCTCGCGCAGGCCACGCGGCTGTTCTGGGAGCACGGCTACGAGGGCACGTCCATCGCCGATCTCACCCGGGTGATGGGGGTCTCGCCGCCCAGCCTGTACGCGGCCTTCGGCGACAAGCGAGCCCTCTTCGCGGAGGTCGTCGACCGCTACGGCGACACCTTCGGGGCCTTCATGAGCAGGGCGCTGGACGAGGAGGGCGATGCCCGGGCGGGGTTCGACAGGATGCTGCGCGAGGCCGCGGTGTCGTACACCGACCCACTGCATCCGGCCGGTTGCCTGGTCATCACGGCGGCGACGAACTACTCGGCGCAGACGGCCGACGTCCAACGGGACCTGCGGGAGCGGAGGGCGGCGAACGTCCGCCGCTTCGAGGAGCGACTGACCGAGGCCGAGCAGGCCGGGGCGCTGCCCGAGGGCGTCGAACCCCGGGCCCTGGCCGTCTACTTCGCGGCCGTGATCCAGGGCATGTCCCAACAGGCACGGGACGGCGCGAGCGCGGCGGAGCTGGAGCGGGTGGCCGAGCTGGCGATGGCGGCGTGGCCGGTGCGAAGAGGAGCATGA
- a CDS encoding SDR family oxidoreductase, which yields MGSLTGKTALVTGGSRGIGRATAERLGREGALVAVHYGRNASAADEVVAAIRAAGGTAFAVRAELGAVGDVEALWAEFDRQIAEHGDGTGLDILVNNAGITPRGHIEEVTPAAFDEVFAVNVRAPFFLVQQGLERLRDGGRIINVSSGATRIALIDIIAYGMTKGAIDTFSLTLAKALGNRGITVNSVAPGIIDTDMNASWLRGNAAAEQSAAQLSALGRVGRPEDVADVVAFLASDDARWVTGQVIDATGGSQL from the coding sequence ATGGGTTCACTCACGGGCAAGACGGCTCTGGTGACGGGCGGCAGCCGCGGCATCGGGCGTGCGACCGCCGAGCGGCTCGGCAGGGAAGGCGCCCTCGTGGCCGTGCACTACGGGCGCAACGCCAGTGCCGCGGACGAGGTGGTGGCGGCGATCCGCGCGGCGGGCGGCACGGCCTTCGCCGTACGAGCCGAACTGGGCGCGGTTGGCGACGTGGAGGCCCTGTGGGCCGAGTTCGACCGCCAGATCGCCGAGCACGGCGACGGAACCGGTCTCGACATCCTCGTGAACAATGCCGGCATCACGCCCCGCGGCCACATCGAGGAGGTCACCCCCGCGGCCTTCGACGAGGTGTTCGCCGTCAATGTGCGGGCCCCGTTCTTCCTTGTGCAGCAGGGGCTCGAGCGGCTTCGGGACGGCGGCCGGATCATCAACGTCTCGTCCGGGGCAACGCGCATCGCCCTGATCGACATCATCGCCTACGGCATGACCAAGGGTGCCATCGACACCTTCAGCCTCACCCTGGCCAAGGCCTTGGGCAATCGGGGCATCACCGTCAACTCGGTGGCACCCGGCATCATCGACACCGACATGAACGCCTCCTGGCTCCGGGGCAACGCGGCCGCCGAGCAGTCCGCCGCGCAGCTCTCGGCACTCGGCCGGGTGGGCCGCCCGGAGGACGTGGCCGATGTCGTCGCTTTCCTGGCCTCGGACGACGCCCGCTGGGTGACGGGGCAGGTCATCGACGCCACGGGCGGCTCGCAGCTCTGA
- a CDS encoding protein kinase domain-containing protein, with protein MTPLSTGDPEAIGGYTLLGRLGAGGMGVVYLGVSASGRQVAVKLAHGPLSQEEEFRTRFRQEVAAARRVSGAFTAPVVDADPDAERPWMATLYVPGLNLAEVVERDGPLSLRELRALGLGLTEALRDIHRAGLVHRDLKPRNVLMTEDGPRVIDFGISRAADNQNLTATGRMIGTPPFMSPEQLAAPRDVTPASDVFSLGSLLVFAAVGTGPFDADSPYITGYQVVYGTPDLDGVPGALLGIVERCLDKDPAARPDLAELHRMLQALPESDAAETANARRRPASSGPAPASAGDATGRRRRARMLLAGLGAALAVAGLVVGVGVLASDAHTTTAAAESTRAASLPDGWRPWRTQLRDDVKGVPLDYDNPGCVTERSALFCGGTGFTAARIDAASGRILWRTGTRPQGVQPIGVRGGLVYVYEDPDDTTRRVVALDAATGHRRWQRDINKSEEAVLYDGGLLTLSPDYSSFVAYGPSGRELWRAPTPAEYCTPSALGGVPYGLCSKGTEPGQAPVELMRLEPGNATAIATLPKKAEALGAVGGQPLFLAPQTAKDVYEAGYERPYNALLRVVPETGRVRRMPLAHPLTGAATLVDGVVYFVRSDGSVTAVSADSGRRLWQKATDMESLSAPAVSTTYQRVYFSNRFGRLLALDSRTGAEIWRTSALADPGDKTQAYPPRVLLVKDAIVATAGDTAFSRSPSGPN; from the coding sequence ATGACGCCCCTGAGCACCGGGGATCCGGAGGCCATCGGCGGGTACACCCTTCTCGGCCGACTCGGCGCGGGCGGCATGGGAGTCGTCTATCTGGGGGTGTCCGCCTCGGGGCGGCAGGTCGCCGTCAAGCTCGCGCACGGGCCCCTCTCCCAGGAAGAGGAGTTCCGGACGCGCTTCCGGCAGGAGGTCGCGGCGGCACGCCGAGTGAGCGGTGCCTTCACCGCGCCGGTCGTGGACGCCGACCCGGACGCCGAACGGCCGTGGATGGCGACGCTCTACGTGCCGGGGCTCAACCTGGCCGAAGTCGTGGAGCGGGACGGCCCGTTGAGCCTGCGGGAACTGCGCGCGCTGGGGCTCGGGCTCACCGAGGCGCTGCGCGACATCCACCGGGCGGGTCTGGTGCACCGGGACCTCAAACCGCGCAACGTGCTGATGACCGAGGACGGGCCGCGCGTCATCGACTTCGGTATTTCGCGCGCCGCCGACAACCAGAACCTCACCGCGACCGGGCGGATGATCGGCACCCCGCCCTTCATGTCGCCGGAACAACTGGCCGCTCCCCGAGACGTCACCCCGGCCTCGGACGTGTTCTCGCTGGGGTCGCTGCTGGTGTTCGCGGCCGTCGGCACGGGGCCGTTCGACGCCGACAGCCCGTACATAACCGGCTACCAGGTGGTGTACGGGACCCCGGACCTCGACGGGGTGCCCGGGGCGCTCCTGGGCATCGTCGAACGCTGTCTGGACAAGGACCCGGCCGCGCGGCCGGACCTGGCGGAGCTGCACCGCATGCTCCAGGCGCTGCCGGAGTCCGACGCCGCCGAAACCGCGAACGCCCGGCGCCGTCCCGCCTCTTCGGGCCCGGCCCCCGCCTCGGCAGGTGACGCAACCGGCAGGCGGCGCCGGGCACGGATGCTGCTCGCCGGCCTCGGCGCGGCGCTGGCCGTTGCGGGGCTGGTCGTCGGGGTGGGTGTCCTCGCGTCCGACGCGCACACCACCACCGCCGCCGCCGAAAGCACCCGTGCCGCGTCGCTGCCCGACGGCTGGCGGCCGTGGCGCACACAGCTGCGGGACGACGTGAAGGGTGTTCCGCTCGACTACGACAACCCTGGATGCGTGACCGAGCGAAGCGCCCTGTTCTGCGGCGGTACGGGCTTCACGGCCGCCCGGATCGACGCGGCCTCCGGCCGCATCCTGTGGCGGACCGGCACCCGTCCTCAGGGGGTGCAGCCGATCGGCGTTCGCGGGGGTCTGGTCTATGTGTACGAGGATCCGGACGACACGACCAGGCGCGTGGTGGCGCTGGACGCGGCCACCGGGCACCGGCGGTGGCAGCGCGACATCAACAAGTCCGAGGAGGCGGTCCTCTACGACGGCGGGCTGCTGACCCTGTCACCTGACTACTCGTCGTTCGTGGCCTACGGGCCGTCCGGCCGGGAGCTGTGGCGGGCGCCGACGCCGGCCGAGTACTGCACTCCGTCCGCGCTGGGAGGCGTCCCCTACGGCCTGTGCTCGAAGGGCACCGAGCCCGGCCAGGCCCCGGTCGAGCTGATGAGGCTCGAACCCGGCAACGCGACCGCGATCGCCACGCTGCCCAAGAAGGCGGAAGCGCTCGGCGCGGTCGGCGGGCAGCCCCTGTTCCTCGCCCCCCAGACCGCGAAGGACGTGTACGAAGCCGGGTACGAACGGCCGTACAACGCGCTGCTGCGCGTGGTCCCGGAAACCGGGCGGGTCCGCCGGATGCCACTGGCGCATCCGCTGACCGGCGCGGCCACCCTCGTCGACGGCGTCGTCTACTTCGTCCGGTCCGACGGGTCGGTCACCGCGGTGTCGGCGGACAGCGGCAGGCGACTGTGGCAGAAGGCGACGGACATGGAGAGTCTGTCCGCGCCCGCCGTGTCGACGACGTACCAGCGGGTCTATTTCTCCAACCGCTTCGGCCGTCTGCTGGCACTCGACAGCCGCACCGGAGCGGAGATCTGGCGCACCTCCGCGCTGGCCGACCCCGGGGACAAGACGCAGGCCTATCCGCCGCGCGTGCTGCTGGTCAAGGACGCGATCGTGGCGACGGCCGGCGACACGGCCTTCTCCCGGAGCCCGAGCGGACCCAACTGA